The DNA region CTCTCGACCTCCTCCGCTGCCCGTTCTGCGGCACCCGCCTGTCGGTAATCGAGAACGCCGCGCTCGACCGCGGGCGGGACCGCATCGAATCCGGCGTTCTGGGCTGCGAGTGCTGCGCCTTCCCGGTGGTCGCAGGGATTCCGGTCCTGATCGCCGACGACGCGACACGGGATGCGATGCACGCGCTGGAGGCGGGACGGCGCGACGACGCCCTCCACATGCTGCGCGGCCTGGAGGGCGCGCGGCTCGACGCGTTTCGCGAGATGACCTCGGTTGCCGGCCGGGCGACGTATCGCGATCTCCTCGGCGTGCTCTGCCTGGACGCCGAGGCGGACTATATGCTTCATCGGTTCTCGGACCCGACCGCCCTGCTCATCGAGGCGTTGCTCGACGCGCTGGGACACCGCGGGCATCCGGCCGGCGGCGGCGACCGAACTTGCCGCGTCGGCCCGCAGGCACACGCCGGCGCCGGAGCATCCGACCGACGGGGGCGCGGCGCGGCTCCACCCCGCCGCGCACTCGACCTGTGCGGCGGCTCAGGCCATCTCACCCGCATGCTGCTGCGTCAGCCCGCGTGCGCGGGCGCGGTCCTCGCCGACGTCCACTTCTGGAAGCTCTGGCTCGCCGCCCGCATCCTGGCCCCGCGCTGCGAGCCCATCTGCTGCGACGCCAACAGCCCGCTGCCGTTCGCGGACGACCGGTTCGCGATGGTACTTCTGAGCGACGCGTTTCCCTACATCTGGCACAAGCGGCTGCTCGCCGGCGAGATGCAGCGGGTCGCGACCGGCGACGGCGTGATTGCCATGCCGCACCTGCACAGCGCCCACGGCGAGAACTACTCCGCCGGCGACACCCTCTCGCCCGCCGCCTACTCGAACCTCTTCGCAGCGCTGAAGCCCAGGCTCTTCGACGACCGACATCTCCTGGACCGCGTCCTCGACGACCGGGTCCTCGATCTCGCGAACCACACGCTACCGGCCGCATGCGGCGACACGCCGTCGATAACCCTCGTGGCCAGCCGCGATCGCGGGCTGTACCGGCACTACCCGGTGGCCGACCCGCTCGACGTGACCGGCGTGCTGGCGGTCAACCCGCTCTACCGCGTCGACTACGCGGAGGGCGTCTCGCGGCTCACGCTCACCTTTCCGACCGCGGAGTACGAGGACGAGTTCGCGCTCGTCAAGCGGTACCTGCCGGCGAGCGTCACCGTCGACGCCGACCTGCGGGGCAAGATCGCCCCCGCCGACATCGGAGACCGGCACGCCGAGCTTCGTCGACGACGAGTGCTGCTCGACCTACCAAGCCGTTACTGTTGACCGGTCCTCCCGAAACAGCATTGAGTACCAGACCACCGAGTTTCCACGTCGCGGCCCTGTACTCGATACCTGCACGCGCCGCGCTCAGTCCTGAAGAATCCGAAACGGGTGGTTCCCGGCTTCCCATGCCCGCATATCCGTCCACAACGTCGTCGCCTGCAAGTCGGCTGGCGTAAAGCCGGAGCGGAGAATGCTCGAAATGTGCTCCTGGCCGACACCCGCTCCGACGTTGCCGAGAACACGGCCCAGTCCTATTCTCAGAATACGCGCCATGTCGTGGCCGCGAACGACACGCCATGGATCAGCAACCGGCAACTGTCCGATGCACCGTTCCACAACTTCTTCATCGCACGTTGAACCATCCTTCACCACTGCGTGAAGCAATCCCTGCTCGTCCACCGCGCACGTCTCGACATCGACGAAACGCGGTACGCGAATTGCGGAACTGTCGATATCGAGCCCGTCGCGCAGGGCTGCGAACCTCAGTCGTCCGAAGACCAGTGCCCGTTCCAGCAACGCGCCGCGCACATCCGTTCCCGCATCTCTTTCGAACCGGCCGATCTTCGATTCGTCACCGTATTCCGCAAGCACCTTTTCGAAAGCGGACGAGCGACAAAGAAGACACTCCAGATCGTGACCGTCCGTTCCCACCACGTTCGGCGTACCGAAGTCGACATCCATCAGGCTGTCACAGTCATCGTCCACAATCCCCAATACTCCGTCGATCCTCTCACCATCGAGCCTTCGAATACCACCGATGACATTGTGCTTGCCTTCACCATCCACGAGCTCACACTCTTCGCACCTCCTCGGTCGCCAGAATCGCATATCCGTCACGCCCTCGACAACCAGAAATGCGCCGGCGTGTTCCGTGCGCATCATCTTGATCTCCGAGGCGATCGTGCCCGGATCTTTGTGGCCGGTCGGCATTCAGGCAGGATCCCCCAGAGCAACCATCAAGTCGTCTCTGTCGCCGACGACGTACGGCGAATGCGTCGCGACCAGCACGTCGAAATTCGACAGTTCGACGATCTTCAGCAAGTCGGGAAGAAAGCGCTTCTGCCAGGCCACGTGGAGGGAAAGCTCGGGCTCGTCGACGAGCACTATCGTGTTGGACCGAACCCTGAACAGCAGGTCGTAGTGGAGGACCAGCTCCTGTTGCTCTCCCGACGAGAGCGCCCGTAGCGCCAGGTCTTGGCCCATACCGCTCCTGGCGACGAATCCGTGCTCTCTATCCAGCGCGATCCTCTTGTGTCGATATTTCTGATTCACGTTATCCAGAAGAACGTGAACGCGTCTTGCGAGATCTTCCAGCACCTGCAGTTTCCGCTCGGTGTCCTGAATGTACAGGGTCATGACCCGGATCCGCGCGGTATCCATGTCGCCGAGCTTGTCGACCGGGAATGGATGTGTGGGGGTCTCGTCCAGGACTCCGATTCTCTTCAACTCCTCCGTCTTGCGATCCAGTTCGGACATCCGTTCCTTGAGTTCGTCGACGGCCAGCTCATCCGTCGCCGAAATCAAGCGCTGCGGGAAGGACTGGTCAAGCGCCTGGGACTCGCGGCCGTACTGAACCATCTTATCGGCGATCCGTCGCCGGAAATGCTCACTGCATTCGTCCACCGCGAAGATGGGTGGTTCACGCCGTAGCGATCTCCGGTAGCCGAAGCGCGAAAAGGCGCTCAAGTCCGTCCGCACCAGGCGCTGGGCCTCGATGAAGTGGGCGCGAGCGTGCCCGAGAAATTTGTCGAACCAGATCGTCTGCTCTCCGTCGGTGTCTCCCTCCGAGTATCGTGAGACAACTTCCGAAGCGTCGAGCACTAGGTCATCGCGCATGTCGATCCAGGCGTCGGCGGTCCCAGGGTGCGGACGCAGATAGTCGATCTTCGCCGCTATCCTGCCTGCCGGGGACAATTCGTCGAGGCTTGCCGAGTGCGGCCGTCCTTGTGTGAACAACCGCAGTTTGTAGCCGCCGCCGGGCTCTTCGCCCGTAGCCGTCACTTCCACGGTACTGCCATCACGAAACTCCAGGAAGAAGCGGGAGAACGGAATGCCACGAATATAGCCGAGGCGCCGCCTGAGCAGCGCGTCGACCATCCCCAGAACGACTGTCTTGCCAACGCCGTTGGGGCCATGCAGAAGCGTGACTCGATCCTCGAGCTTGAGGTGAATGTCGTGGTTGTAGGTCCCGAAGAGGCCGTCCACCGCGATGCGCTGCAGCCTCAGCAACTCCGATTCGGCCATTGAATCAGTCCCAGCCTCCGAATTTGGACATCGCTTTCAGTCTAGCATCGCATGCGTCGCGCGCGAACTGCTCAGGGGACCATCCTCTCGCCGGAATCCTCCGCGTCCCCGAACGCGTCGAGGAGCAACGGCAGCAGCGCGTCCATGCGGGCCAGCGTCGCCCCGCCCGGCGGCAGGCCGTCCGCGAACCCGCTACCCCGCAAGCGATCCAGCAGCGCCGGACGGCTGGCGACAACGTGCACCGGCACGTCCCAGGAGGCGCCTTCGCCGCTCACCAGGGCCGGCGGCTGGTGGTCGCCGACCAGGATCATCACGAGGTCGCGGTCTCCGCGCAGCCGCAGGTACCCCCCTACCGTCGCGTACGCGTAGCGGAGCGCCTGCACGTAGCTCGGACCCAGGTTCATCCAGTCCGGCTGCTCGGACCAGGCTGCCCACAGCTCGTCGTCGTCATAGGGCCGCGCCGAGACCACCCGCTCCCAGTCGGGTTGGTACGGCGGTGCCGGAGTGAAGGGCGCATGGGTGGTGATGGTCGTGAAGAAGACGAATCGCGGCTCTCGGTCGCGCGGCTCGATCTCCAGGCGATCGACGCGGGCCAGCGCGTACTGGTCGTTGATGCTCCACCAGCCGAACGGCGGCCCGCGGTAGTCGAGCCGGTCGTGGTCGTAGATCTCGTCGAACCCGTAGAAGGCGCCCTCGGGCCAGGGGACGAGCAGACCCGGCGCTATCGCCAGCGCGCGATAGCCCCCGCGCTGGAACACCGTCACCAGCGTGTCGCGCTCCTGCGCCATCAGCCGCACGTTGCTCCGGTCGTCGCGCACCTCGGTGCCGGACAGCAGGCTGATGTGGGCGAGCCACGACTCGCCGCCGAAGGTCGTCGACTCAACCCGCGCCGAGACGACCTCCCGTGCCGTGTCCCGAATGTCTGCCGTCAACTGCGCCCGACTCGCGGCGAGCGCCTCCACGAACGCCGGGCGCTCCCAACTGACGACGCCGTACGACTCCATGAAGACGAGCAGCACGTCGGCCCCCGCCACGCGCGAGAGGTCCGAGCGCAGCACCGGCGGGGGTCCGAGCGCCGCGACCCCGGCGCCGCTCATCTCGTAGGCCAGCTCGTACGCCTCGCGGGCGTAGGCGGAGGCGACCGGATCGGCGAACCGCAGGCGCTCCACCGGCCGCCAGCCGGCCTGCTCCGCGGCGAAGAGCGCCGCCAGAAGCCCCGCGGCGGCGCCGAGCAGCCGCCTCCCCGCCGGAGCCTCCACCGCACGGGCGATACGGCCGACGCACCAGCGTGCGGCGGCATAGACGGCGACGGGCGCGGCGACCGCCGTCCCCAGGAACAGCGCCATCTGCCACGGCTCGGCCACCGTCGCGAACATCGCGCCCACGCTGGGCACGTGGCGCAGGTCCCAGTAGGGATTGACGTCCCGCCCATAGAGCGCGCGCGTCGTGACGTCCACGTAGCGTCCGGCGAGCAGCAGCACCCAGACGACGGCCGCCCCCCGCAGGAACCGCGCGGAGACGCGGCCGGTCCACCACCGGAGGCACACGAGGCCCAGAATCGCCGCCGCCAGATCCGGCGACACCTCGGCGGTCGGGCGGACGGCCAGCGTCGGCCAGACGTTGCGGAAGGTCAGCGACAGGTTGAGGAGCAGAATCGCGCCGGCGACCGCAACCCACGCGCCGAGATGCCGGAGGGCGTCTCGCGGCGCGACGCGCGGCCGCCGCAATCCCGGGGCACGCGCAGGACGCGAGGCGTCTGCGGACACGAACGCCGCCTACCTGAGGCTGAACGGCAGCGCCCGGCCGCCGATGGTCAGTGCGAGCAGGCTGCCGAGCACCGGCGGCCCGAAGCCGTTCGTCAGATACCCCAGACCCGTGAACATGATGCCGCTCGCGAAGTGGAAGTTGAGCACCATGAGCAACGCCAGGCCGGCCGTGACGCGCACGCTGAAGCCGACAATCAGGGCCGCGCCGGCGGCGAACTCCGCCAGCGGCACGACGCGCGCGAAGAGCGGGGCGAACGGGATGCAGATCGTTTCGAGGTACCAGAGGCTGTTGCCGGAAGTGAGCTCGCGCCAGCGCTCCAACTCGGCCAGCAGCGGGACGCTGCTGAGCAGCCAGCCGACCTTCTGCCCCGCCATCAGGATCAGGAACAGCCCCATGAACATCGACAACGCTCGCAGGCCGACGCCCGCACCAGTACCCTGGAAGGACATGCTGGCCATTGTAACCGCGCGCGGTTCCATCCCAGAATGGGAATGCGTGGAGAAGACCGCCGTCCCGCCGCCCCCCGGTCGCATCGCAACCGCTCTTCGTCCCTCCCGACGCCGCGGTCGCCGCAACCAGGGACCTGTCGCGTGAGCGCCCTGCGCCGCGCCGCGGGGCTGGCGCGCTCCCTGCTCGTGTATCACGCGATTCCGGGACGGCAGCGAAGACTCCGGCGCCTGTACCGGCAGTTCGTGACGCCCGGCGATCTGGTCTTCGATCTCGGGGCCCACGTCGGCAACCGGACGCGGGCGTTCCGCGCGCTCGGATGCCGCGTCGTCGCGCTCGATCCGCAACCCGACTGCGCCCGCCTGCTGCGCGCCGTCTTCCGCCGGGCGCGCGGCGTCACCGTGGTCGAGTCGGCGGTCGGGGCAACCGACGGCCGGCTGCAACTGACGATCAACGAACGCCATCCCACCCTGAGCACCGCGGCGGACGGATGGCGCGCGGAACGGGAACGCGACCCCCGCTTCGCGAACATCCGCTGGAACCATACCGTGACGGTTGCGTGCACGACCCTGGACGGACTGATTGCCCGCTTCGGCGAGCCCGCCTTCGTGAAGGTCGACGTCGAGGGCAGCGAGCCCGACGTGCTGGCGGGTCTCGGACGGCCGCTCGCGAGCCTGTCGTTCGAGTATCTGCCGGGCGCACTCGACGCCGTGCGCGCCTGCGTGGCGCGGCTCTCCTCCCTGGGCCGCTACCGGTACAACTGGTCGCCGGGCGAGTCGTTCGAGCTCGCCGGGCCCGACTGGCTGACCGGCGACCGGCTGGCCGCGGTCCTGGCGACGGCCGCCGCCCAGCGTCGCTCGGGCGACGTCTACGCCCGTCTGGACGAGGGGGACGGCGGGCGATGACGGCGCGCTTCGACCCCACCCACGTGCAGCGGTACTACGACCGTCACACCGCGACGTTCCTGCGCTACGGGCAGGGCGGCGGCGCCGGCGCCATCCACCGCGCGGTGTGGGGACCGGGCGTCGAATCCCGGGAGGCGGCGTTCCACTACGTCGAGGACCGCATCGCCGATCAGCTTCGCGCCGCCTTGCCGGCCGGGACCGAACCCTCGGTCGTCGACCTCGGCTGCGGCGTCGGGGGCAGTCTCTGCTATCTCGCCGGGCGGCTCCCGATCCGCGGCGCCGGCGTCACGTTGAGCCCGCTGCAGGCCCGTCTCGCCACCGAGCGCATCCACGCCGCCGGCCTCCACGATCGCATCCGCTGTCTGGAAGGCGACTACGCGGACCCCGGGCTCGCGCTGCCCGCCGCGGACCTGGCGTACGCCATCGAGTCGTTCGTCCACGGACCCGACCCCGCCGGCTTCTTCGCCCAGTGTGCGCGCGTCGTCCGGCCGGGCGGCCTGCTGCTCATCTGCGACGACGTCCGGCGCGCGGGCGGCGGCGCCGCGGCACGCCGCAGCATCGAGCGCTTCCGCCGCGGGTGGCGCATCAACACCCTGCCGGACCGCGAGACGCTTCGCGCCCTTGCCGCAGAGGCGGGATTCGAGCACCGCTCGACCGACGACCTGACGCCGTTCCTCGAGACGGGGCGACCGCGCGATCGCGCGATCGCACTGCTCGCGGCGCTGGTCGGCTGGCTCCCGGTCGACGCGCGGCTCGGCCACCTGACGGGCGGCAGCGCGCTCCGGACCTGCCTGCGCCGCGGCTGGATCGGATACGATCTCGCGCTGTTCCGGCGCGCCGGCGGTCCGGCCACGGCCCATGCCTGACGATCCGATCCCGCACTGGCAGTCGCTGACCGGCCCCGAGGCGGCGCAGTTCGCCCGCCGCGATCCGGTTCTCGTGCTGCCGCTGGCCGCCATCGAGCAGCACGGCCCCCACCTGCCGCTGTCGACCGACGCCGACATCGGACGCGGCCTGCTGGCGCGCGCCATGACGCGGCTGCCCGCCGACTTCCCGGTCCGTGTGCTGCCGCCGCTGCCGATCGGCGCCAGCACCGAGCATGCCCATGCGGGACTCGCCGGCACGCTCCACGTCGAGTCCGGCGACCTCGCCGCGGTGATAGTGCGCCTCGGCGCCGCCCTGGCCGGGTACGGCGTCCGGCGCCTCGTGCTGAGCAACAGTCACGGTGGGAACCGCCATGCCATGGAGACCGCGGGGCTGCAGCTTCGGCGCGAGCATGGCCTGCTGGTCGTCAAGGCCACCTACTTCTCGTTCGCGCCGGCGCCGGACGTCGACCTCCCGGATTCGGAATGGCGGCACGGGCTGCACGGGGGCGCGGTCGAGACGGCGATGATGCTGCACCTGCATCCGGACCGGGTGCGGACCGAACAGGTGGCGCGCTTCGCGTCCCTGGGCCAGGAGCTCGAGGCCGCCGGCTCTGGAATCCTCCCGGAGGGATCGGCGGCGTTCGCGTGGGTGGCGGGCGATCTGAACCCCCGCGGCGTCACCGGCGACGCCCGTCTCGCCACCGGGGAGATGGGCCGGCGGCTGGTGGAGCACTACGGCGACACGCTGGCGGCGATCATCCGCGACACCCGGGCGTTTCCGGTCGAACGACTCGCCTGAACGGGCGCCGGCCCGCCTACTTGGTTGGGGGCGCGCCGGACAGCATGTCCTCGAGCCAATGGCCGGCGCGCTGCAACTTCGCCTTCACGTAGGGCAGGTTGTGGCGGTTGAGGGTGCCGTACAGGGGACGGCGGTCGTACACCTCGATGCCCCCGCTCTGCAACGCGTCCATCTTCGCGGGATTGTTCGTCAGCAGCAACACCCGCTTCACGTCCAGCTCCTTGAGCATCGCCACCGCCGCGACGTACTCCCGCTCGTCGGCGCCGAAGCCGAGCACGCCGTCGGCGTCGACCGTGTCGAGGCCATGCTCCTGCAGCGTGTACGCGCGCAGCTTGTTGGCCAGCCCGATGTCGCGTCCTTCCTGGCCCATGTACAGCAGCACGCCGCCGCCGGACCGGGCGAAGTGCCGCAGGCTGCCCCGCAATTGCTCTCCGCAGTCGCACCGCAGGCTGCCGAAGAGATCTCCCGTCAGGCACGCCGAGTGGATGCGGACCGGCACCGGATCCGGCCAGTCGCCCTGGCGCCCCACCAGCACCGCCACGTGCCCGAGCAACCCGTGCGCCTCGCGAAAGAAGACGAAGCGGGCATACTCGGCCTCGGCCAGCGGGACGGGTCCCTCGCTGACCTGCGTGACGCGCACGTCCACGCTGCGGGCCATCTCCTCGATCTGCGCGCTCGTCACCGACAGCGTTGCCCCGCTGGCGATGCGATCGCGCAACGGCACGGAGTCCCGGGCATCGGCCGCCACGCTCACCACCGCCGGCAGCAGCCGTCCGAGGCGCGCCAGCGCAAGCCCGCCGATCTCGACGGTGGTCGCGGTTCGCACGTCCCGCGGGTCGATCGAGAACCGGCCCTTGGCCATCGCCAGGTGCAGAATCTGCTCGGGGCCCTCCCCGTTCAGCGAGAGGCTCATGCCGCGAGCCCCTTCCATGGCGGCGGTGGGAACGAGCCCCATCGATGTGGCGCGGTGGCGCGTCACCACGAGGCGCAACTGCCCCTCCCCGCGCAACGTCTCCAACGCCGCGTCGGTCAGTCCATCGACCGAGGCGATCAGCGCGGCGCGCTCACCCGCCGCCGTGATGTACACCGACCTGCCCTGCCGCAGGTCGAACAGTGCGCGTTCCGAGTCGTACATTCCCATGCGTCACAGTCGTTACGGTGGTTTACTCTGCTGCTACTCTAACAGCCCTTGGCAAGCCGTCCGCCCGAACCGATGCGCGCCGCCGCCGCCAACGAGGGTACGCGGCTCGACGAGCAAGCTGCCTGGAGCCTGGTGCGCACAGTCCGTCCAGGTGCCCGCACCCTCGCGCAAGTGCATGATTCCAGAACGGATGTGTCGCTGCAAGTGTATCCCTCCGGCGCATGGGACACACCAGCGCGGTTGACCGAGGAGGCGCGCCAGGTCCTGGATCTGTTCCTCCCGCTCCAACTGCAGTCCGACCTCGTCATCGCCCAGGCCGGGCAGAGTCTCGACGGCCGCATCGCCACCGACAGCGGACATTCGCACTACGTGACCGGTCCGCGGGACATACTACGCCTCCATCGATTGCGCGCCCTCGTCGATGCCGTGATCGTGGGGGCCGGAACCATCGCGGCCGACGATTCGAGGCTGACCGTGCGAGAAGCCGAGGGTGACAACCCGGTACGAGTCGTCATCGACCCGAACGGCCGCCTCGACCGGTCGCGACAGGTCTTCCGAGACGGAGCGGCACCGACCGTGGTGATCCGGCGGAGCCGGCAGGAGGATCCGGAGCGACGCCGCGCCGAGCGTGAGGCCTCCGCGCGCCCGTGCCTCGCGCCGGGCGGCGACACGGCCATCGACCTGCCCGCCGGCCCGTCCGGAACCATCGACCCGCACGACGTGCTGGCGGCGCTTCGGGACCGCGGCTGCCGCCGCTTCCTGATCGAGGGCGGCGGGGTTACCGTGTCGAGATTCCTGGATGCCGGCGCGGTGGACCGGCTGCACGTCGCGGTCGCGCCCCTGCTCATCGGATCGGGCCGGCCGGCCTTCACCCTGGCGCCGATCGCGACCCTGGAGCAGGCGATCCGCCCCGCGTGCAGGGTGTTCCGTCTGGGCGAAGACGTCCTCTTCGACCTCGATCTGCGCGCGCCGATCAGGCCGGCAACGCCAGCAGATCCAGGTGGCCGACCGTGAGCCCGAAACGGCCGCTCTCGATCGTCGCTCGCCGGCGTTCCGCCCAGGCCCGTACGCGCGCGGCGCCGCCACAATCCGCACCGTCGCCGGGCACGTCCCCGAGCTCGTCCGCCGCCGCGGATTCCCAGCCGTCCACGAGCGCCTCCGCCAGCGCCGCGTCGTCCGGTCCGAGCCGCCACGGGCTCTGCAACGACCAGGCGCGGTAGCCCGCTTCGCGGAACAGGGTTTCCGCCATCAGACCGGCCATCGGACCGAGCGCCGGGCCGAGCCCCTTGTCCCGCCGCTGATGGGAGTTCACCGCCCGCCGGACGAGTGCGTCGTCCGGATCGTCCGCCGGCCGGCGGCCGTCCGCCGCCGTCCACTGAATCGTCCCGTCGTAGGTCAGGGCGAACAGCGCCGCGCAACGGGCGTCGCGGCAGGCTTCGGCCAGCCCGCGCAGCCAGTCTCTGGACACCAGATCGAGGAGCGCCGAGCCGGTCGCTAGGTCGACGTCCGAGTCGCGGATCGCCTCGAGTCCGGCGTCGGCCAGATCGCCCACGAAGCGCTTCACCTCCACCCCGTCCGGCGCCGTCGCGCGCTTGAGCAGGTCCCCATCGCGGTCGACCAGCGTCCAGCGCCCCACCCCCGGCAGCCGCGGGGCCAGGTACCGCAGATTCGAGCCCGTTCCGCTGCCCAGGTCGACGACGCGCGTCCAGCCCCCCGCGCGCCAGGCCGGCGCCAGGAGGGACATCGCGGCGGCCGACCGCGACCGGTGGTCGACCGGCTCGCGCAGCGCGAGCCACGCCGGATCGAACGTCTCGCTCATATCGCCGGCGAGTCCTCGTAGGCGTTCGTCAGCTCGCCGACGCCGTCGATGCGCACCGTCACGACGTCGCCGTCCCGCAGCGAGCCGACACCCACGGACGTACCGCACGCGATGACGTCGCCCGGCTCCAGGGTCAGGTCGAACGACAGCCGGCTGATCAGATCCGCCGGACTGAAAACCATGTCCGTAACCGGATAGTTCTGGCGCTCCTGACCGTTGACCTCGGTTCGCACGCGCAGCGCCGACGGATCGAGGCCCGTCGCCACCGCGGGGCCGAGGACCCCGAACGTGTCGGCCGCCTTCGACCGCGTCCACTGCGGAAAGCTCGGATCCTTCTTCAGCAGCCCGATCGCCGTCACGTCGTTGACGCACGTGCAGCCGAACAGCGCCTCCAGCGCCTCGGCCGGCGCCGCGTTGCGGCAGGTCCGGCCGATCACCAGGCCGAGCTCGCCTTCGAAGATGATCTTGCCGTCGTAGCCCCGCGGGCGCCGGATTGGCCGCCCGGGCCCGTTCAGCGACGTGTTGGCCTTGATGAAGTAGAGCGGCTCGGCCGGCACGCTGCCGCCCATCTTCTCGATCAGGGCGTGGAAGTTGTTGGCGAGGCCGACGATCTTGCCCGGCGCGACCGGGGCCAGCAGCTCGACCTCGGCGCGGGGAATACCGGCGCCGGCCGGTGCGTGGCGGCCGAACGGGTCGCCCTCGTGCGGCGTGACGACGCCGTCCTCGAGCGTCCCGAATCCGGTGCCGCCGTCGTGCAGAAACCGTACCCAGTGCATCGTCACCTCATGTCCTCATCGCGTCCCCGTCGTCGTGCGCCGGCGCCGCCGCCCTGCTTCGCGAACCGGTCGCGTCGGGCGCCAGGGCCAGAAGCTGCGTCTCGAACGTCCGTGCCGCCGCCGTCCAATCGGGCAGCGCCGACGCGTGGCGGCGGGCCCCCGCCGCAAGCCCGGCCCGGCGGGCCGCACCGGGGCCCGGCGCCTTCCCGGCTGCCGTTGCCGTCTGCGTCTCTTCCGAGTCCAGCAGCGATCCGAGCGCCGACGCCAGCGCCGCGTCGTCGCCCGGCGGCACCAGCAACGCGGCGTCCCCCGGCAGCGTATGGGGGATCGCGCCGCCGGTCGTGCTCACCACCGGCAGCCCGCGGACCAGCGCTTCGGTCAGCACCATGCCGTACCCCTCGTAGTGCGACGCGAGAACGAAGAGCGAGCTGGCGGCGTAGATGCGGTCCAGGGCCGCACGCTCGCATTCTCCGGCGAAGCGGACGCGCCCGGCAAGCCCGCGCTCCTCCGCCAGCGCCCGCACCCGCCGCGCATGGTCGGGCGCCCGTTCCAGACTCCCGGCACAGACGCATCGCCACGACAGATCGCGGAGCCGCGCGAGAGCCCGCACCAGCACGTCGTGCCCCTTGCGCGGAACCACCGACGCCACCGAGAGCAACTGCGGCGGCTCGCCCGGCGCCGGTCCGGCCGCGGGCGGCGCCGGATCCGTCCCCGGCGGCGCGACACGCACCCGGGCCGCGTCCACCTCGAAGCGCCCGAGACCGC from Acidobacteriota bacterium includes:
- a CDS encoding fumarylacetoacetate hydrolase family protein; the encoded protein is MHWVRFLHDGGTGFGTLEDGVVTPHEGDPFGRHAPAGAGIPRAEVELLAPVAPGKIVGLANNFHALIEKMGGSVPAEPLYFIKANTSLNGPGRPIRRPRGYDGKIIFEGELGLVIGRTCRNAAPAEALEALFGCTCVNDVTAIGLLKKDPSFPQWTRSKAADTFGVLGPAVATGLDPSALRVRTEVNGQERQNYPVTDMVFSPADLISRLSFDLTLEPGDVIACGTSVGVGSLRDGDVVTVRIDGVGELTNAYEDSPAI
- a CDS encoding glycosyltransferase is translated as MAEGLRRRGWRVDVHGLQGAFPDADAAAGASLSRVLAGLDDGSRVLIDGLALGGLPEPVVAHRERLRILALVHHPLSDETGLPAAVCRRLRDRERRSLAAVAGVIVTSSFTARGLGRFEVDAARVRVAPPGTDPAPPAAGPAPGEPPQLLSVASVVPRKGHDVLVRALARLRDLSWRCVCAGSLERAPDHARRVRALAEERGLAGRVRFAGECERAALDRIYAASSLFVLASHYEGYGMVLTEALVRGLPVVSTTGGAIPHTLPGDAALLVPPGDDAALASALGSLLDSEETQTATAAGKAPGPGAARRAGLAAGARRHASALPDWTAAARTFETQLLALAPDATGSRSRAAAPAHDDGDAMRT
- a CDS encoding class I SAM-dependent methyltransferase codes for the protein MSETFDPAWLALREPVDHRSRSAAAMSLLAPAWRAGGWTRVVDLGSGTGSNLRYLAPRLPGVGRWTLVDRDGDLLKRATAPDGVEVKRFVGDLADAGLEAIRDSDVDLATGSALLDLVSRDWLRGLAEACRDARCAALFALTYDGTIQWTAADGRRPADDPDDALVRRAVNSHQRRDKGLGPALGPMAGLMAETLFREAGYRAWSLQSPWRLGPDDAALAEALVDGWESAAADELGDVPGDGADCGGAARVRAWAERRRATIESGRFGLTVGHLDLLALPA